Proteins encoded by one window of Sardina pilchardus chromosome 7, fSarPil1.1, whole genome shotgun sequence:
- the senp1 gene encoding sentrin-specific protease 1 has product MFNKFYEWVGTGIASLRNGAPANDLPLPGTAGVSEDGPLRRKRTNDCMEDGVADEEDRAVKKFRMGDLVDSVKSAAEGVKTHGSSVASWVRNSVSPTLRNMLPASPGPPPMPIIHPAEPTAPASPPESQESSPCPAGETFAAPSTSMEWKVTSKSDFLRTEKSVSISKVCRRQACMALPTRESPKTNGHSLCLPPPTSIPKPCPSPRLGRPLNLRLHRSPSVSSSPASSRGNASYTSMYEKTFPSHTGSPSYGSPRRNVRERPRCTAQESVREEEKEVYRQLLVMVSGGQSSLFQNGSSHGGLRSHRDFTSFLSSSRRRLLQCSSSAGSESLETYSVSAPPSPRPASSQASSPRAADGKAWSPEPDLPPAIKSPVAALPASAPSPAALQDTSSQDTQSSAHDGDSVIFVKEQQGKRPDSSSVPCFQAELWIKELTSLYDSRARERRRLIEEQEALASQLLQQRLTEEGQMGVSSVELQVRVPLEKEVPLAPVAPEPTPAVEEPEFPEFTQVMEGEVNRALRGGNQDEILSEGFRLTITRKDLQTLSHLNWLNDEVINFYMNLLVERSKRPDLPTVYTFNTFFFPKLRSAGFSAVRRWTKKVDLFSHDILLVPVHLGVHWCLSVVDFRKKCVLYFDSMGGNDDEACRVLLKYLKQESEDKRGRQLDSSDWTLHSRKPNEIPQQMNGSDCGMFTCKYAEYITKDRPITFTQKHMPYFRKRMVWEILNRKLL; this is encoded by the exons ATGTTCAATAAATTCTACGAATGGGTTGGAACAGGAATAGCTAGTCTCCGTAACGGAGCGCCTGCCAATGATCTACCGTTACCCGGCACCGCTGGAGTTTCTGAAGACGGTCCCCTCAGGAGAAAAAGGACAAATGACTG CATGGAGGATGGAGTGGCAGATGAGGAAGACAGGGCTGTTAAGAAGTTCCGTATGG GAGACCTAGTTGACTCTGTCAAGAGTGCTGCAGAAGGGGTGAAGACCCATGGCTCCAGTGTGGCATCGTGGGTACGAAACAGTGTGAGCCCAACACTGAGGAATATGTTGCCAGCATCCCCAGGGCCACCTCCGATGCCCATCATCCATCCTGCTGAGCCCACAgcccctgcctctcctcctgaAAGCCAG gaAAGTAGTCCATGTCCCGCCGGGGAAACCTTTGCTGCTCCTTCCACTTCGATGGAATGGAAGGTCACCTCAAAATCAG ATTTTTTAAGGACGGAGAAGTCTGTCAGCATCTCTAAAGTGTGCAGGCGACAGGCCTGCATGGCTCTACCCACCCGAGAGTCACCCAAAACCAACGGGCACTCCCTCTGTTTACCGCCCCCCACCAGCATTCCCAAGCCATGCCCCTCCCCTCGCCTGGGCAGACCCCTCAACCTGCGGCTGCACAGATCACCCAG CGTGTCCAGCAGCCCGGCATCCAGCAGAGGAAACGCCTCCTACACCAGCATGTATGAAAAGACCTTCCCCAGCCACACAGGGAGTCCCTCTTATGGCAGCCCTCGCCGGAATGTCAGAGAACGCCCACGCTGCACAGCccaagag tcaGTTCgcgaagaggagaaggaggtgtaCAGACAGCTTCTGGTAATGGTGTCTGGTGGACAGTCGTCGCTCTTTCAGAACGGCAGTTCACACGGTGGTCTTCGCTCTCACCGGGACTT CACCAGCTTCCTGTCGTCCAGCCGGCGGCGGCTGCTGCAGTGTTCGTCGTCGGCAGGCTCGGAGTCCCTGGAGACGTACAGCGTCAGCGCCCCTCCCAGCCCACGCCCCGCCTCCAGCCAGGCGTCCAGCCCCAGAGCGGCCGACGGCAAGGCCTGGTCGCCGGAGCCAGACCTGCCGCCCGCCATCAAGAGCCCCGTGGCGGCCCTGCCGGCGTCTGCCCCCTCGCCCGCCGCGCTGCAGGACACCTCTTCTCAGGACACGCAGTCATCAG CTCATGATGGAGACTCTGTGATTTTTGTGAAGGAGCAGCAGGGCAAGAGGCCAGACAGCTCCAG TGTACCCTGTTTCCAGGCAGAACTTTGGATCAAAGAACT GACTAGTCTGTACGATTCTCGGGCCCGGGAGAGACGGAGGTTGATTGAAGAGCAGGAAGCTCTCGCCTCCCAGCTGTTGCAACAG CGTCTGACGGAGGAGGGCCAGATGGGCGTGAGCTCGGTGGAGCTGCAGGTCCGCGTTCCCCTGGAGAAGGAGGTGCCGCTCGCCCCAGTCGCCCCAGAGCCCACGCCGGCAGTGGAGGAGCCCGAGTTCCCCGAGTTTActcag gtgatggagggagaggtgaaTAGAGCTCTGCGAGGGGGAAATCAGGACGAGATTCTGAGCGAAGGCTTCCGTCTCACCATCACGCGTAAAGACCTGCAGACGCTCAGCCATCTCAACTGGCTCAACGATGAG GTGATCAACTTCTACATGAACCTGCTGGTGGAGCGCAGCAAGCGGCCGGACCTGCCCACCGTTTACACCTTCAACACCTTCTTCTTCCCCAAGCTGCGCAGCGCCGGCTTCTCGGCCGTCCGCCGCTGGACCAAGAAGGTGGACCTGTTCTCCCACGACATCCTGCTGGTGCCCGTCCACCTTGGGGTGCACTGGTGCCTCTCA GTTGTAGATTTCCGGAAAAAATGTGTCTTGTATTTTGATTCCATGGGTGGAAATGATGACGAAGCATGCAGAGTATTGCT GAAATACCTGAAGCAGGAGAGTGAAGACAAAAGGGGGAGACAGTTGGACTCTTCAGACTGGACCCTGCACAGTAGAAAACCAAAT GAGATTCCTCAGCAAATGAATGGGAGTGACTGCGGGATGTTCACATGTAAATATGCGGAGTACATCACCAAAGACAGACCCATCACCTTTACACAG aaacacatgccCTACTTCAGGAAAAGAATGGTGTGGGAGATTTTGAACAGGAAACTATTATGA